Proteins from one Osmerus mordax isolate fOsmMor3 chromosome 21, fOsmMor3.pri, whole genome shotgun sequence genomic window:
- the capn2l gene encoding calpain 2, (m/II) large subunit, like — translation MSGIAATLQHDRARAQGIGTNAQAIKYLGQDYNELKRNCLECRQLFQDETFEAIPSALGFDKLGPSSYKIRGVSWMRPTELSSNPQFIVAGATRTDICQGALGDCWLLAAIASLTLNEEVLARVVPHGQSFENDYAGIFHFQFWQFGEWVDVVIDDRLPVKDGELLFVHSAEGTEFWSALLEKAYAKLNGCYEALSGGSTTEGFEDFTGGIAEVHELRKPDGNLFKIIQKALRRGSLMGCSIDITSSADSEAVTSQKLVKGHAYSVTGADEVEYKGDMLKLIRIRNPWGQVEWTGPWSDGSMQWRQINNDDRERLIHRSEDGEFWMSFSDFLRHYSRLEICNLSPDALTEDNLKKWSLSKFDGTWRSGSTAGGCRNYPNTFWQNPQFVIKLDEEDDDPNDNEVGCSFVVGLIQKNRRKMIKMGENMHTVGFAIYKVPDGYAGQRNVHLDRNFFVRHASAARSETFINLREVCNRFCLPPGEYLILPSTFEPNKNGDFCVRVFSEKQAEFQELDDPVESKVKEVEVEEHDIDDRFRRLFGQLAGADSEISAFELKRILNKVVTKRTEIQTDGFSLESCRNMVNLLDSDGSGKLGLVEFKILWTKIETYLNIYRQKDVDKSGTISSTEMRMAVDEAGFSLNNSLHQIIVARYSEPSLTIDFDNFVGCLVRLESMFKTFKTLDKDGSGVVELNFLEWMNVSLL, via the exons ATGTCTGGAATTGCTGCAACCCTCCAGCACGACCGTGCAAGGGCCCAAGGAATTGGCACAAACGCTCAGGCCATAAAATATCTCGGACAGGACTACAATGAACTGAAAAGGAATTGCCTGGAGTGCAGACAGCTTTTTCAAGATGAAACCTTCGAAGCCATCCCATCCGCTTTGGGTTTCGACAAACTAGGACCAAGTTCCTACAAAATCCGAGGTGTTTCCTGGATGAGACCTACA GAATTGTCCTCCAATCCACAGTTCATTGTTGCAGGTGCCACCAGAACTGATATCTGCCAAGGGGCTCTTG GTGACTGTTGGCTTTTGGCAGCCATCGCTTCCTTGACTCTGAACGAGGAGGTTCTGGCACGAGTTGTTCCCCATGGGCAGAGTTTTGAGAATGACTACGCAGGCATATTCCACTTCCAG TTTTGGCAGTTTGGCGAGTGGGTGGATGTTGTCATTGATGACAGGCTGCCAGTGAAAGATGGAGAGCTGCTCTTTGTGCACTCAGCTGAGGGGACGGAGTTCTGGAGCGCCCTGCTGGAGAAGGCTTATGCCAA GCTGAATGGCTGCTATGAGGCTTTGTCTGGAGGCTCTACCACAGAGGGCTTTGAAGACTTCACTGGGGGCATTGCTGAGGTCCATGAGCTGAGGAAGCCTGATGGAAACCTCTTCAAGATCATCCAGAAGGCCTTGAGAAGGGGCTCGCTCATGGGCTGTTCCATAGAT ATCACAAGCTCGGCCGACTCAGAGGCAGTGACTTCACAGAAGCTGGTTAAAGGCCATGCCTATTCTGTCACAGGTGCAGATGAG GTGGAGTACAAAGGAGACATGCTGAAACTCATCAGGATCAGGAACCCTTGGGGTCAGGTGGAGTGGACTGGCCCTTGGAGTGATGG GTCAATGCAGTGGCGTCAGATTAACaatgatgacagagagaggctgattCACCGATCAGAAGACGGAGAgttctg GATGTCCTTCTCAGACTTTCTGCGCCACTACTCTCGGCTGGAAATCTGTAACCTCAGCCCGGACGCACTCACAGAGGACAACTTAAAAAAGTGGTCCTTGTCCAAGTTTGATGGAACTTGGAGGAGCGGTTCGACTGCTGGAGGCTGCAGAAACTACCCAA ACACATTTTGGCAGAACCCTCAGTTTGTGATCAAGCTggatgaggaagatgatgacCCAAATGACAATGAGGTGGGATGCAGTTTTGTGGTTGGTTTGATCCAGAAGAATAGGCGCAAGATGATAAAAATGGGAGAGAACATGCATACAGTGGGCTTCGCCATCTACAAG GTCCCTGATGGG TATGCTGGCCAGAGAAATGTTCACCTGGATCGTAACTTCTTCGTTCGACACGCATCTGCTGCTCGTTCTGAGACCTTTATCAACCTCAGAGAAGTGTGCAACCGCTTTTGTCTTCCCCCTGGAGAGTACCTAATTTTGCCTTCCACCTTTGAGCCAAATAAGAATGGGGACTTCTGCGTGCGTGTTTTCTCGGAGAAGCAGGCTGAATTCCA AGAACTGGATGATCCTGTTGAATCAAAAGTGAAAGAG GTAGAAGTAGAGGAACATGACATTGATGACAGATTTAGGAGGCTTTTTGGACAGTTGGCAGGTGCG GACAGTGAAATATCTGCTTTTGAGCTAAAGAGGATCCTGAACAAAGTGGTGACAAAGC GAACAGAAATCCAGACCGATGGATTTAGTCTGGAAAGTTGCCGTAACATGGTCAACCTTTTGGAC AGTGATGGAAGTGGAAAGCTGGGCCTAGTTGAGTTCAAGATCCTGTGGACCAAAATTGAAACGTACTTG AACATCTATCGCCAGAAGGATGTGGACAAGTCGGGGACCATAAGCTCCACGGAGATGCGCATGGCTGTGGACGAGGCTG GATTCAGTCTGAATAATTCACTGCATCAGATCATAGTGGCACGTTACAGTGAGCCAAGCCTCACTATCGACTTTGACAATTTTGTGGGTTGTCTTGTTCGGCTTGAATCCATGTTca
- the capn8 gene encoding calpain-8, which translates to MSNIANSLARRKTREDEGIGSNDKAIPFNKQDYESLRRDSLKSGTLFNDPTFPADWNSLGYNELGRYSSKTKGVVWKRPTELLSSPQFIVDGAQRTDICQGALGDCWLLAAIASLTLDKEILARVVPPGQSFTEHYAGIFHFQFWQFGEWVDVVIDDRLPTREDKLLFVHSAEGTEFWSALLEKAYAKVNSSYEALSGGSTNEGFEDFTGGIAETYNLGKAPPYLFKIIQKALGLGSLLGCSIDITSASETEAVTRQKLVKGHAYSITAAEEVHLHGTPVQLVRIRNPWGQVEWTGPWSDNSREWDGVRPEEKARLDYSAEDGEFWMSLSDFQLQYSKLEICNLTPDTLTSDEVARWNHCQFDGVWRVGSTAGGCRNNAATFCSNLQFVIKLEDVDEDPNDGEDGCTFLVGLMQKDGRTERRFGRDLNTIGFAIYQVPDEYKGRSNIHLGPDVLLRQRPVAMSSTFINLREICGRFKLPPGEYVIIPSTFEPHRKGSFILRVFSEKQAATSPMEEDISVEVEEHKITESDVDPHFKHLFMQIAGNDAEISVFELQQILNKVITHRSDVKTDGFSLETCRHIISLFDMDGSHKLGLVEFHALWTKIQKYLEIFKSVDTDNSGTMSTHEMRGALTVAGFQVNSDVIQVIVSRYANAEYAIDFDCFVGCLIRLEMLYKMFKTLDTNGSGKIELNILHWLCLALN; encoded by the exons ATGTCGAATATAGCGAATAGCCTGGCCAGAAGGAAAACCAGGGAGGACGAAGGGATAGGCAGCAATGACAAGGCCATACCCTTCAACAAGCAGGATTATGAAAGTTTGAGAAGAGACAGTTTGAAGAGTGGGACCCTGTTCAATGACCCAACCTTCCCAGCTGACTGGAACTCTCTCGGTTACAATGAGTTGGGACGCTACTCCTCCAAAACAAAGGGTGTGGTGTGGAAAAGACCCACG GAATTGTTGTCAAGCCCTCAGTTCATTGTTGATGGAGCCCAGAGAACTGATATCTGTCAAGGAGCTCTAG GTGACTGTTGGTTACTGGCTGCCATTGCTTCTTTGACCCTGGATAAGGAAATCCTCGCTCGAGTTGTTCCTCCCGGGCAGAGCTTTACTGAGCACTATGCAGGGATCTTTCACTTCCAG TTTTGGCAGTTTGGAGAATGGGTGGATGTTGTCATTGATGACAGGCTGCCCACTAGAGAGGACAAGCTCCTTTTCGTCCACTCTGCCGAGGGGACGGAGTTCTGGAGTGCCCTGCTGGAGAAGGCCTACGCCAA AGTAAACAGCTCATATGAGGCCTTGTCTGGTGGTTCCACTAACGAAGGCTTTGAAGACTTCACCGGAGGCATTGCTGAGACCTACAACCTGGGCAAAGCCCCACCCTACCTATTTAAAATAATCCAGAAAGCTCTTGGGCTGGGTTCCCTCTTGGGCTGCTCAATTGAT ATAACAAGCGCATCCGAGACTGAGGCTGTTACTCGTCAGAAGTTGGTGAAAGGCCATGCATACTCCATCACTGCAGCGGAAGAG GTCCACCTGCATGGTACACCGGTGCAGCTGGTTCGAATCCGTAACCCCTGGGGTCAGGTTGAGTGGACCGGTCCCTGGAGTGATAA CTCTAGAGAATGGGATGGGGTACGGCCAGAGGAAAAGGCAAGATTAGATTActctgctgaggatggagagtTTTG GATGTCATTATCTGACTTCCAGCTGCAGTACTCAAAGCTGGAGATCTGCAACCTAACACCTGACACACTAACGAGTGATGAGGTGGCTCGCTGGAACCACTGCCAGTTTGACGGAGTGTGGAGAGTGGGCTCCACAGCTGGGGGGTGCAGGAACAATGCAG CCACATTCTGCTCCAACCTTCAGTTTGTCATCAAGTTGGAGGATGTGGACGAGGACCCTAATGATGGGGAGGATGGTTGCACCTTCCTGGTGGGTCTGATGCAGAAAGATGGACGCACAGAGCGTAGATTTGGCCGAGACCTCAACACCATTGGCTTTGCTATTTACCAG GTCCCAGATGAG TATAAGGGCCGTTCCAACATTCACCTGGGCCCGGACGTGCTTCTGAGACAGCGGCCTGTGGCCATGAGTAGCACCTTCATCAACCTTAGGGAGATCTGCGGACGATTCAAGCTGCCCCCGGGGGAGTACGTTATCATTCCATCCACCTTTGAGCCACACCGCAAGGGCAGTTTCATCCTCCGTGTGTTTTCTGAGAAGCAGGCTGCCACCAG TCCAATGGAAGAGGATATCAGTGTTGAGGTTGAGGAG CATAAAATCACAGAGAGTGATGTGGATCCTCACTTCAAACATCTTTTCATGCAAATTGCTGGAAAC GATGCCGAGATTTCTGTCTTTGAGCTTCAACAGATTTTGAACAAAGTAATCACCCACA GATCTGATGTGAAAACTGATGGGTTCAGCCTTGAGACCTGCAGGCACATTATCAGCCTCTTTGAT ATGGATGGTTCTCATAAATTGGGCTTGGTTGAGTTTCATGCTTTGTGGACAAAGATTCAGAAGTACCTG GAAATCTTCAAAAGTGTTGACACAGACAATTCTGGCACCATGAGCACCCATGAGATGAGGGGGGCATTGACTGTGGCGG GATTTCAGGTCAATAGTGATGTGATCCAGGTTATAGTGTCCCGCTATGCTAATGCTGAGTATGCCATTGACTTTGACTGCTTTGTGGGCTGCCTGATACGACTGGAAATGCTGTACA AAATGTTCAAAACACTTGACACAAATGGTAGTGGGAAGATTGAGCTGAATATACTTCAT TGGCTTTGTCTGGCTCTCAACTGA